In Ruminococcaceae bacterium BL-6, a genomic segment contains:
- a CDS encoding Peptidyl-prolyl cis-trans isomerase ppiD, with protein sequence MKSTFESFEKIDKQAEYQAESSRIIALFEKSDDTVRALASGLIQDAAYLYAENKVLRSMLEQTGMVRVNPDNPAQQRPVEAAKQYRANCDTYSSIMGRLFRMLDTQNDEEEDDMSDYESG encoded by the coding sequence ATGAAAAGTACCTTTGAATCATTTGAAAAAATTGATAAGCAAGCGGAGTATCAGGCCGAATCCAGCAGGATCATCGCCTTGTTTGAAAAGTCTGACGATACCGTCAGGGCGCTGGCCTCTGGTCTAATCCAGGACGCCGCCTATCTGTATGCGGAAAATAAGGTGCTGCGTTCTATGCTTGAACAGACCGGTATGGTGCGCGTTAATCCGGATAACCCGGCACAGCAGCGACCTGTGGAAGCCGCGAAGCAATATCGGGCAAACTGCGATACCTACTCTTCCATCATGGGTCGGCTATTTCGTATGCTGGATACGCAAAACGACGAGGAAGAGGACGATATGAGTGATTATGAAAGCGGCTAA
- a CDS encoding Terminase: MKAAKELQKQYPESFLLEYIDQCQSGEIIVGHEMKQEFDILIENLNNPDITFDLTDAHKRIRFIETKCKLYEAPYAGKPFVLLLWQKAFIECFYSFKIYDPELGRKRRLFKHFLLLCARKNGKSPFFAAICLAEFFCGPMGCKILCSSNSYEEAAAMYEGIEAMREESPSLERRTRKNVKGIYFGNPKHCYGGKFSYHNKGNIRRISAKTGAKDSRNIMVGAIDEVWELKDNESTAPIQQALSSQDEPIYGEISTEGTVNEGYLDDRLAAARRVLNREDDRTYWMIWLFTQDSEAEIWQDEKMWVKSNPSLGSVKKWSYLRDKVEEAKTNKRERVLTLCKDFNIKQNTATAWLTPEEYTNTVTFRDVAAERKVKDVMEYLRGCIMIGGVDLAETTDLACAKALIMHAGDPRKYILRKYMIPEAKLKDSKDEIDYLELSRLGKITICPGNENDFSLFTQWFIELYEKWKLQPYKIGYDNALAKFWVKEMSEYFGTDLMEKVPQSHQYLSSPMMMVEQDLKSKLIIYDNDEIDKFCFANTAMDINKYGQIKPMKDKLNPIHRIDGTAALIDCYFIYGEYKPDYLANVG, translated from the coding sequence ATGAAAGCGGCTAAAGAACTTCAAAAGCAGTATCCGGAATCTTTTCTGCTGGAGTACATAGACCAATGCCAAAGCGGAGAAATCATTGTCGGGCATGAGATGAAGCAGGAATTTGATATTCTGATTGAAAATTTGAACAATCCGGATATTACTTTTGACCTGACCGATGCCCACAAGCGAATCCGATTCATCGAAACAAAATGCAAACTTTACGAGGCTCCTTATGCCGGGAAGCCTTTTGTTTTACTCCTTTGGCAAAAAGCATTTATCGAGTGCTTCTATTCTTTCAAAATCTACGATCCGGAGCTTGGCAGAAAGCGGCGACTGTTTAAACACTTTCTGTTGCTCTGTGCCCGCAAGAATGGGAAAAGCCCGTTCTTTGCAGCTATCTGTTTGGCAGAATTCTTCTGCGGCCCGATGGGCTGTAAAATTCTTTGTTCCTCGAATTCCTACGAAGAAGCGGCCGCCATGTATGAAGGCATAGAGGCTATGCGGGAGGAAAGCCCGTCGCTGGAACGCCGGACACGCAAAAACGTTAAGGGAATTTATTTTGGAAATCCAAAGCACTGCTATGGTGGAAAGTTCTCTTATCACAATAAAGGCAATATTCGGCGCATTTCCGCAAAGACCGGCGCCAAAGACAGCCGGAATATTATGGTCGGCGCAATCGATGAGGTATGGGAGCTGAAGGATAATGAATCCACGGCTCCGATCCAGCAGGCTTTGAGTAGTCAGGACGAACCCATTTACGGCGAAATTTCGACCGAGGGGACCGTGAATGAAGGCTATCTTGACGATCGGCTTGCCGCGGCGCGGCGAGTGCTGAACCGCGAGGATGACCGGACCTATTGGATGATATGGCTTTTTACACAGGATTCCGAAGCGGAAATCTGGCAGGACGAAAAGATGTGGGTGAAATCAAACCCGTCTCTCGGCTCTGTGAAAAAATGGAGCTATCTCCGGGACAAAGTCGAAGAGGCAAAGACCAACAAGCGCGAGCGGGTCCTTACTCTCTGCAAGGATTTTAACATCAAGCAGAACACCGCAACGGCCTGGCTTACTCCTGAAGAATATACGAATACAGTCACGTTTAGGGACGTTGCCGCAGAGCGCAAAGTTAAGGACGTCATGGAATATCTGCGCGGCTGCATCATGATCGGCGGCGTAGACCTTGCCGAAACGACGGACCTCGCCTGTGCAAAGGCTCTTATCATGCATGCTGGGGATCCGCGCAAATATATCTTGCGGAAATACATGATCCCGGAGGCAAAGCTGAAAGACAGCAAGGATGAAATCGATTATTTAGAATTGTCGCGGCTCGGAAAGATTACAATCTGCCCCGGAAACGAAAATGACTTCTCACTTTTCACGCAATGGTTCATTGAGCTTTATGAAAAATGGAAGCTCCAGCCGTACAAGATTGGGTACGACAATGCCCTTGCAAAGTTTTGGGTAAAAGAAATGTCCGAGTATTTCGGAACGGACCTGATGGAAAAGGTCCCGCAGTCGCATCAGTATCTTTCCAGCCCGATGATGATGGTGGAGCAGGATTTAAAATCGAAGTTGATTATTTATGACAACGATGAAATCGATAAATTCTGTTTCGCGAATACCGCAATGGATATCAACAAGTATGGCCAGATTAAGCCGATGAAGGATAAGTTAAATCCGATCCACCGTATTGACGGAACGGCGGCTTTGATCGACTGCTATTTTATTTACGGAGAATATAAGCCTGATTATCTGGCGAATGTGGGGTGA
- a CDS encoding protein of unknown function (Evidence 5 : Unknown function), whose translation MKKKTWKRLAEWLDVIFLLPGMAFLVYGTFQIYIPAGFILCGCCLIALSVIFGKIRGGDGS comes from the coding sequence TTGAAAAAGAAAACATGGAAGCGCCTTGCCGAATGGCTGGACGTTATTTTTTTACTGCCCGGAATGGCATTTCTGGTTTACGGTACATTCCAGATTTACATTCCGGCAGGCTTCATTCTCTGTGGATGCTGCCTGATTGCGCTATCGGTAATTTTCGGAAAAATTCGGGGCGGTGATGGAAGTTGA
- a CDS encoding Phage portal protein, with amino-acid sequence MIFDKLFRQNGVQTRYASFLNNSTPLFSQFGRDIYVSDVVQQCIDCIAQECSKLQPRHIVRTSAGPVTDDDSLNKLFKFRPNPFMTTHDFLEKIIWVLFENYNAFIYPVYDITTDNRGYRHRNYTAFYPLNPTLAEFLQDDFGTLYVRFSFRSGYRSPAIPYSDIIHLRKKFSNNDIMGGGMNGQPDNAALLKTLAIDNSILEGVAKAIPTSLSVRGIVNLASKMNIELQKQEIQDFEQKVADSKDGILPLDVGTTFTPINMGQVSIDKGTLDFIENKILRWFGVSLPILSGDYTDNQKQAFYDKTIEGIVVGMTQAFTSTIFTPTEMSYGNELVFYYANLEMMSVESKKNIAEILGNRGAVTDNFLLQLFGLEPYDGGNVRKMSLNYIDSQYATDYQLARAGIDAKTPNQNGGNPDGET; translated from the coding sequence TTGATATTTGATAAGCTCTTTCGGCAAAACGGTGTACAGACACGATATGCGAGCTTCCTTAACAACTCGACACCGCTTTTCTCACAGTTTGGACGGGACATCTACGTTTCAGATGTTGTCCAACAGTGCATCGACTGCATTGCGCAGGAATGTTCGAAACTCCAGCCGCGGCACATCGTTCGGACGTCGGCTGGCCCTGTGACAGATGATGATAGCTTGAACAAACTGTTTAAATTTCGTCCGAACCCGTTTATGACGACGCATGATTTTCTTGAAAAAATCATTTGGGTGCTTTTTGAGAATTACAATGCGTTCATCTACCCGGTTTATGACATCACAACAGATAATCGCGGATATCGGCACAGAAATTATACAGCGTTTTATCCTCTGAACCCGACGCTGGCTGAATTCCTGCAAGATGATTTCGGAACGCTTTACGTCCGGTTTTCCTTCCGAAGCGGATACCGGTCCCCAGCAATTCCGTATTCGGACATCATCCACCTTCGCAAGAAATTTTCCAACAACGACATCATGGGAGGTGGAATGAATGGACAGCCGGATAACGCGGCGCTCCTGAAGACGCTCGCAATTGACAATTCGATTCTGGAAGGCGTCGCAAAAGCAATTCCGACGTCGCTCTCGGTTCGCGGAATTGTCAATCTGGCTTCAAAGATGAATATCGAGTTGCAAAAGCAAGAGATTCAGGACTTTGAGCAAAAAGTTGCGGACAGCAAGGATGGTATATTGCCTCTTGATGTCGGAACTACTTTCACCCCGATCAACATGGGGCAGGTATCCATCGACAAAGGCACGCTCGATTTTATCGAAAACAAGATTTTAAGGTGGTTTGGCGTCTCCCTGCCGATCCTTTCTGGAGATTACACCGACAATCAGAAGCAGGCATTTTACGATAAGACGATTGAAGGAATAGTCGTAGGGATGACGCAGGCTTTTACTTCGACGATATTCACGCCGACCGAAATGTCGTATGGAAACGAGCTCGTTTTTTACTACGCAAATCTAGAAATGATGTCGGTCGAAAGTAAAAAGAACATTGCGGAAATTCTCGGGAACCGTGGTGCCGTGACGGACAACTTTCTGCTTCAGCTATTCGGCCTCGAGCCTTATGACGGCGGGAACGTGCGGAAGATGTCTCTGAACTACATCGATTCGCAGTATGCGACGGACTATCAGCTCGCCCGGGCTGGGATAGATGCAAAAACGCCAAATCAGAACGGAGGTAATCCAGATGGGGAAACATAA
- a CDS encoding HK97 family phage prohead protease — protein sequence MGKHKKPEYGEKEARAFSMPDLKADDSGNVVEGHAAVFGQSYDMYGCWSETIARGAFDNTDFTDVLFDVNHNLDSLPLARSRNNNENSTLQLKIDDQGLATRAVLDVENNSDSKALYSSVQRGDINGMSYIFSVRKDEWQGLDSDYPSRTITDIAKVWEVSAVSMPANPGTDISARSQSALDSAKKMLDSVRAKLDSSKSESRQNNNLEVERLRAEIFTKG from the coding sequence ATGGGGAAACATAAAAAGCCGGAATATGGCGAAAAAGAAGCCCGTGCCTTTTCGATGCCGGACCTGAAAGCCGATGATTCCGGAAATGTCGTTGAGGGCCATGCCGCGGTATTCGGGCAGTCCTACGATATGTATGGTTGCTGGTCGGAAACGATCGCGCGTGGGGCTTTTGATAATACGGATTTTACGGACGTGCTGTTCGATGTGAATCATAACCTCGACAGCCTTCCACTCGCTCGCAGCCGGAACAACAACGAGAATTCTACATTGCAACTCAAAATTGACGATCAGGGCCTTGCAACTCGTGCCGTGCTCGATGTGGAAAACAATTCAGATTCAAAGGCCCTGTACAGTTCCGTTCAGCGCGGGGACATCAATGGGATGTCGTATATTTTTTCCGTGCGGAAAGACGAATGGCAGGGCCTTGACAGCGATTATCCCTCCCGCACCATCACAGACATTGCAAAGGTGTGGGAAGTTTCAGCGGTTTCGATGCCCGCGAATCCGGGCACTGACATAAGCGCTCGCAGCCAATCGGCACTGGACAGTGCCAAAAAGATGCTGGATAGCGTCCGGGCAAAGCTGGATAGCTCTAAAAGCGAGAGCAGGCAGAACAATAACCTCGAAGTTGAAAGGCTTCGGGCAGAAATTTTTACGAAAGGTTGA
- a CDS encoding Phage major capsid protein, HK97 family has protein sequence MHKKKLLDMIAKKEARKKELSEKAKTSQDVAELRSINAEMESLNGDIAELRGMADSIPEEPVPAAPPVASGDEGKRSKEVEDAEARRAGAQKLNPLAAIRIGTGTSATDPDKRGFDDVLKMATDTPEQKAEMRHALFSAPEYRSGYFKMLAGRKDFTDVEKRALTTASDSGGAAVPTTTFNMIIQRMQQTSALFGLLKPTYLPGNVVLPVANAQTAAEWTDEAPATDKDDTLTSVSLTAYALSKFAKVKGQLILMAIDALEAYIVRAIGDQLAIAVENAILNGTGTKQPTGILTGVTWTDGENSATFTDKLDYDNMVDAKKMLGLYRSNAVWVVNAAMEAAIYKIKTTVNQPLFTQNPITGLISNPLGFPLVVDYYMPDDTILLFNPDYYFMNINQNPMIEANDSAGFMTTSRVFRGTLFADAKPTLSEAFVKMTKATAGG, from the coding sequence ATGCATAAGAAAAAACTTCTCGATATGATTGCAAAAAAGGAAGCCCGCAAAAAGGAGCTTTCCGAAAAGGCCAAAACTTCGCAGGACGTCGCGGAACTCCGCAGCATCAACGCTGAGATGGAATCCCTGAACGGAGATATTGCTGAACTCCGTGGTATGGCGGATTCGATTCCGGAGGAGCCTGTGCCTGCCGCGCCGCCTGTCGCTTCTGGCGATGAGGGAAAGCGCAGCAAAGAAGTTGAAGACGCAGAAGCTCGCAGAGCTGGTGCCCAAAAGCTGAATCCGCTTGCCGCGATCCGCATTGGAACGGGCACATCCGCAACGGACCCTGATAAGCGCGGGTTTGATGATGTTCTGAAAATGGCGACCGACACGCCGGAGCAAAAAGCCGAGATGCGCCATGCATTGTTCAGCGCCCCGGAATACCGCAGCGGCTATTTCAAAATGCTGGCCGGGCGCAAAGACTTCACGGACGTTGAAAAGCGCGCTCTTACCACGGCGTCCGATTCCGGTGGTGCGGCGGTTCCTACCACGACCTTCAACATGATTATTCAGAGGATGCAACAGACTTCGGCGCTGTTCGGGCTTCTGAAACCGACATATCTTCCCGGAAACGTCGTCCTTCCGGTCGCCAATGCACAGACGGCGGCAGAGTGGACCGATGAAGCGCCGGCGACTGACAAGGACGATACGCTCACGTCCGTATCGCTGACCGCCTATGCACTGTCGAAATTTGCAAAAGTAAAGGGACAGCTGATCCTTATGGCAATCGATGCCCTCGAAGCGTATATCGTCCGTGCCATTGGGGACCAGCTCGCCATCGCAGTCGAAAACGCAATTCTCAACGGAACCGGCACGAAGCAGCCGACCGGAATTCTCACCGGCGTTACTTGGACGGACGGAGAGAATTCCGCAACCTTTACCGACAAGCTCGACTATGACAATATGGTCGACGCTAAAAAAATGCTCGGACTATACCGCTCGAATGCTGTGTGGGTGGTCAATGCCGCGATGGAAGCCGCGATCTATAAAATCAAAACCACAGTCAATCAGCCTCTGTTCACGCAGAATCCGATTACCGGCCTTATCTCGAATCCTCTTGGCTTTCCGCTGGTGGTTGATTATTACATGCCGGATGATACAATTCTGCTGTTCAACCCGGATTACTATTTCATGAACATCAATCAGAATCCGATGATCGAAGCGAACGATTCCGCCGGTTTCATGACGACTTCCAGAGTGTTTCGCGGTACGCTGTTCGCCGACGCAAAACCTACTCTTTCGGAGGCGTTTGTGAAGATGACAAAAGCTACCGCCGGAGGCTAA
- a CDS encoding conserved protein of unknown function (Evidence 4 : Unknown function but conserved in other organisms): MADTKKHILTQVEAFDALRISSADECPNLEMLLDSTDEELKSATGRDWSKDDPVDPDAKTAAMLYLISLDDGAEVPQTYISKTVQLGAKAKGMTT, from the coding sequence ATGGCGGATACCAAAAAACATATTTTAACGCAGGTGGAAGCCTTTGATGCCCTGCGAATTTCGTCTGCCGACGAATGCCCTAATCTTGAAATGCTCCTTGACAGCACCGATGAAGAGCTGAAATCAGCGACTGGCCGTGACTGGTCGAAAGATGATCCGGTTGACCCTGACGCGAAAACAGCGGCTATGCTGTATCTGATCTCTCTCGATGACGGTGCGGAGGTCCCGCAGACTTACATCAGCAAAACTGTCCAACTTGGCGCAAAAGCAAAGGGAATGACGACATGA
- a CDS encoding conserved protein of unknown function (Evidence 4 : Unknown function but conserved in other organisms) encodes MRTYDLRTRIRIQHEVTTGSGINKTISWVDLGSSTDTDPPKYIWCDWYPFMGSETWVANSVQVSDGANVVIRFRKDVNSRCRVVKDGIIYQIIAPNDPDQHRQWLKFKVKASVNSG; translated from the coding sequence ATGAGGACGTATGACCTGCGGACAAGAATCCGTATTCAGCACGAAGTAACGACCGGCAGCGGCATAAACAAAACCATCTCCTGGGTTGACCTGGGCAGCTCCACAGATACCGACCCGCCGAAATATATTTGGTGTGACTGGTATCCGTTCATGGGCTCCGAAACTTGGGTAGCAAACAGCGTGCAGGTCTCGGATGGCGCGAATGTGGTTATCCGGTTCCGAAAGGATGTCAATTCACGGTGCCGCGTCGTGAAAGACGGGATCATCTATCAGATCATCGCTCCGAACGATCCGGATCAGCATAGGCAATGGTTGAAATTCAAGGTGAAAGCGAGTGTGAACAGCGGATGA
- a CDS encoding conserved protein of unknown function (Evidence 4 : Unknown function but conserved in other organisms), with translation MSRPLSVTITMPNVDKYLEKIQAAGNNIDSACKEAVNAALPIVEKSMKEGAHRHRKTGAVEDAIEAFPAEQNGDYIYGAVGIDLDKHPEAEHAIYQEYGDGHSPEFPDPFVRPAVNENKKEILAAERAVLKSRGVPIE, from the coding sequence ATGAGCAGACCATTATCAGTTACGATTACCATGCCAAATGTCGACAAATACCTTGAAAAAATCCAGGCCGCCGGCAATAACATCGATAGCGCTTGCAAAGAAGCAGTCAATGCCGCCTTGCCAATTGTGGAGAAATCCATGAAAGAAGGCGCGCACCGGCACCGCAAAACCGGAGCGGTTGAGGATGCAATTGAGGCTTTTCCAGCCGAGCAAAACGGCGATTACATCTATGGAGCAGTTGGAATTGATCTCGACAAGCATCCGGAGGCTGAACATGCTATCTATCAGGAATATGGAGACGGCCACAGCCCGGAGTTTCCGGATCCATTTGTCCGGCCCGCTGTCAATGAAAACAAGAAAGAGATTCTCGCAGCGGAACGCGCTGTACTAAAGTCGAGGGGAGTGCCGATTGAATGA
- a CDS encoding conserved protein of unknown function (Evidence 4 : Unknown function but conserved in other organisms), with translation MTWIDAAEEAMQELSTDLGIPYDYQRNRSPVDQLPDSYMVYFLVDDPVESVFDGRAQTHQPRVQASFFFRDPRKMLTVPDQITEEFQKVGFGVGDAGPIPYQPDTGHYGWRRDFYCYENFRKE, from the coding sequence ATGACGTGGATTGACGCGGCTGAAGAAGCCATGCAGGAGCTGTCTACTGATCTCGGGATTCCATACGATTATCAGCGCAACAGGAGCCCGGTCGATCAGCTTCCGGATTCTTATATGGTGTATTTTCTTGTTGACGACCCCGTGGAATCCGTATTCGATGGCAGGGCACAGACACATCAGCCAAGGGTGCAAGCGAGTTTTTTCTTCCGTGATCCGCGAAAGATGCTGACCGTTCCGGATCAGATCACGGAAGAATTTCAAAAAGTGGGTTTCGGCGTTGGTGATGCTGGCCCAATCCCGTATCAACCCGATACCGGCCATTACGGCTGGCGGAGGGATTTTTACTGTTATGAGAATTTTAGAAAGGAATGA
- a CDS encoding protein of unknown function (Evidence 5 : Unknown function) has product MADTPVTSPVTGEIVGCDNLYAAKVIADTADAYTAETPFYLAPLGEFKHDPKVSADTSYYDNQPFATYYSEAGETTLTVSGLAEKIKAMLTGKDYDNTKGLVFDSGDLSDVPDYAIGTRISVGTGSTAKYVYFWFLKGTFQLGATDAKSKGEKVDAQGSELTFVPVNTIHKFTVPGKATGSTVKKSQKRVIGDTADENFTEAMQEKWFDQVVTPETTFSEALGNLTVTSAEGAETGDTKITVTPTKATGNSYRYQTAATVSLPAYDADCSTMEAWDGTADISATTGNQILIVECTSDNRARAAGIATVTSKA; this is encoded by the coding sequence ATGGCGGATACTCCGGTAACGAGCCCGGTCACGGGTGAAATCGTCGGATGCGATAATCTGTATGCGGCAAAAGTCATTGCCGATACGGCGGATGCCTACACAGCAGAAACTCCGTTTTACTTGGCGCCACTCGGCGAATTTAAGCACGATCCGAAGGTTAGCGCAGATACGAGCTACTACGATAATCAGCCGTTTGCAACCTACTATTCTGAGGCCGGCGAAACGACGCTGACTGTTTCCGGCCTTGCTGAGAAGATCAAGGCGATGCTAACCGGAAAAGATTATGACAATACCAAGGGCCTTGTATTCGACAGCGGCGACCTGTCCGATGTTCCGGATTATGCGATCGGCACACGAATTTCCGTCGGCACTGGGAGCACGGCGAAATATGTATATTTCTGGTTTCTCAAAGGTACCTTCCAACTCGGCGCCACGGATGCGAAGAGCAAGGGCGAAAAAGTCGATGCGCAGGGCTCCGAGCTGACGTTCGTTCCAGTCAACACCATCCACAAATTCACGGTGCCGGGCAAGGCCACCGGCAGTACTGTGAAGAAATCTCAGAAACGTGTTATCGGCGATACGGCAGATGAAAACTTCACGGAAGCCATGCAGGAAAAGTGGTTTGATCAAGTTGTCACGCCGGAAACGACTTTTAGCGAAGCCCTCGGCAATTTAACGGTCACCTCCGCTGAGGGCGCCGAAACCGGTGACACAAAGATTACTGTGACCCCGACGAAAGCGACTGGAAATTCCTACCGCTACCAGACAGCGGCGACCGTATCTCTTCCGGCCTATGATGCGGATTGCAGCACAATGGAGGCATGGGACGGAACGGCGGATATCTCGGCTACGACCGGGAATCAAATCCTGATTGTGGAGTGTACATCCGACAACCGGGCTAGAGCCGCAGGTATTGCGACGGTAACGAGCAAAGCATAA
- a CDS encoding protein of unknown function (Evidence 5 : Unknown function), which produces MLKKPIVLNKYDDEGKVEKSFKLCIIPWNMMKKFSAAMDELGENFKYTELLDRMDGIICDAFHRQFDENDLGEHFDAGEVVAAVNSIMDAIGNTNPNVMRALTKKAPASTIPTGGAVSN; this is translated from the coding sequence ATGCTGAAAAAGCCGATCGTGCTGAACAAATACGATGATGAGGGTAAAGTCGAAAAGTCCTTTAAGCTCTGCATTATTCCGTGGAATATGATGAAAAAGTTCTCGGCTGCGATGGACGAACTGGGCGAGAATTTTAAATATACCGAACTGCTGGACAGAATGGACGGAATCATCTGTGACGCTTTCCACCGCCAGTTTGACGAGAACGACCTCGGAGAGCATTTTGACGCTGGGGAAGTCGTGGCGGCCGTCAACTCCATTATGGACGCAATCGGGAATACGAACCCAAACGTAATGAGGGCGCTGACGAAAAAGGCGCCCGCAAGCACGATCCCGACTGGTGGTGCGGTGTCGAATTGA
- a CDS encoding protein of unknown function (Evidence 5 : Unknown function) — protein MTMMQMLPTYTLERLQDTDIDLLLPLYFWYCKTAGKASGENPQAYEGNVVYRDGKPYKKVKPEDAKWLLD, from the coding sequence TTGACGATGATGCAGATGCTCCCGACCTACACGCTGGAGCGTTTGCAAGATACCGATATCGACCTGCTGCTACCGCTATATTTCTGGTACTGCAAGACGGCAGGTAAAGCCTCCGGAGAAAATCCGCAGGCTTATGAAGGCAATGTCGTTTACCGAGACGGGAAACCGTACAAAAAAGTTAAACCGGAAGATGCGAAGTGGCTGCTCGACTAA
- a CDS encoding conserved exported protein of unknown function (Evidence 4 : Unknown function but conserved in other organisms), whose product MYSKAMKPKSKSALAIVIAMALVVALTACGGGSSEAGKTTAPSAKNAVPSSATEAKKAYASTLEAGYYEIGIDIPAGTYDFELVSGSGNVFDIGDSVNLMMGKGENFQQSYKNAELKDGNTLVLSQCSIKISSKAVNASLKKRDNTSAKEIVLSSGKYTAGKDFQPGYYDITLVSGSGNVICEDNQLNAMIGSDTSMFVKGYKNVPFKDGNKLDIEGPKVKLTPSK is encoded by the coding sequence ATGTATAGTAAAGCCATGAAACCCAAAAGTAAGAGCGCGTTAGCCATTGTTATTGCAATGGCACTCGTTGTTGCTTTAACGGCTTGCGGAGGCGGCAGTAGTGAAGCGGGGAAAACCACGGCTCCTTCTGCGAAGAATGCAGTGCCAAGCAGCGCGACGGAAGCCAAAAAAGCATATGCTTCCACATTGGAGGCCGGATATTATGAGATAGGCATTGACATTCCGGCGGGGACCTATGATTTTGAGCTTGTGTCCGGCTCTGGTAATGTATTTGATATTGGGGACAGTGTAAACCTGATGATGGGGAAAGGAGAAAATTTCCAGCAGAGCTACAAAAACGCGGAACTTAAAGATGGAAATACTTTGGTTCTGTCCCAATGCAGTATTAAAATTAGTTCAAAGGCCGTTAATGCATCTTTGAAAAAACGGGATAATACTTCTGCAAAAGAAATTGTGCTTTCATCTGGAAAATATACGGCAGGAAAAGACTTTCAGCCTGGATATTATGACATTACACTTGTTTCCGGTAGCGGAAATGTAATTTGCGAAGATAACCAGTTGAACGCCATGATCGGAAGCGATACATCAATGTTTGTTAAAGGATATAAAAACGTTCCATTTAAAGATGGAAATAAATTGGACATTGAAGGGCCAAAGGTAAAGCTGACACCAAGTAAATAA